In a genomic window of Nodosilinea sp. E11:
- a CDS encoding lipid-A-disaccharide synthase-related protein: MKLLCISNGHGEDGIAVRILKQLRQLPGAPSLAALPIVGEGRAYEKAGIAIHGPTQAMPSGGFIYMDRDQLWRDVRGGLVGLTLAQLKTARQWAKSGGKILAVGDIVPLAIAWQSGAEYSFIGTAKSEYYLRDETQRLPGRPPLEGWSGSVYVPWERWLMAHPRCQGVFARDQLTTDFLQRKGVPALYPGNPMMDDLETRADKLARLTATFAPAPAVLTLALLPGSRAPEAFDNWQRMIGAIASVMETFGNRQIRLLAALSPSLNLAAFKDGLLDAGWQPVVGELPTFQRQGSQGNSGVLVLTTNAFAECLHLADAALATAGTATEQAVGLGKPVVTFPGPGPQFTDAFAEAQSRLLGPSVILLSQPHEAGAALQTCLADGPRLQRIVENGRRRMGQPGAARAIATVLHQHYAQPPYSDATSRVT, from the coding sequence ATGAAGCTACTCTGCATCAGCAATGGCCATGGCGAAGACGGCATTGCGGTTCGCATTTTGAAACAACTGCGTCAGTTGCCCGGTGCGCCCAGTCTCGCCGCCCTACCCATTGTGGGCGAAGGCAGGGCCTACGAGAAGGCGGGCATTGCCATCCATGGCCCGACCCAGGCTATGCCCTCCGGCGGCTTTATCTATATGGATCGCGACCAGCTGTGGCGCGATGTTCGGGGGGGGTTGGTGGGGCTCACCCTAGCCCAGCTCAAAACCGCCCGCCAGTGGGCCAAAAGCGGCGGCAAAATTTTGGCGGTGGGCGACATTGTGCCCCTGGCGATCGCCTGGCAAAGTGGGGCTGAGTACAGCTTTATCGGCACGGCCAAATCAGAGTATTACCTGCGCGATGAAACCCAGCGCCTGCCCGGTCGCCCCCCGCTGGAGGGCTGGTCGGGCTCGGTCTACGTGCCCTGGGAGCGGTGGTTGATGGCCCACCCCCGCTGCCAAGGAGTCTTTGCCCGCGACCAGCTCACCACCGATTTTTTGCAAAGGAAAGGGGTGCCCGCCCTCTACCCCGGCAACCCGATGATGGATGATTTGGAAACCCGCGCCGACAAGCTGGCTCGGCTCACTGCGACCTTTGCCCCGGCCCCGGCGGTGCTCACCCTGGCGCTGCTACCCGGCTCCCGCGCCCCCGAGGCCTTTGACAACTGGCAGCGGATGATCGGTGCGATCGCCTCGGTGATGGAGACCTTTGGCAATCGGCAAATTCGCTTGCTGGCTGCTCTGTCTCCCTCCCTCAACCTGGCGGCCTTTAAAGATGGCTTGCTCGATGCGGGCTGGCAGCCTGTAGTGGGTGAGCTTCCAACCTTTCAGCGCCAGGGGAGTCAGGGCAACAGCGGCGTGCTGGTGCTCACCACCAATGCCTTTGCCGAATGCCTGCACCTGGCCGATGCCGCCCTGGCCACCGCTGGTACCGCCACCGAACAGGCGGTGGGCTTGGGCAAGCCCGTCGTCACCTTCCCTGGCCCTGGGCCCCAGTTTACCGACGCCTTTGCCGAAGCCCAGTCGCGGTTGCTCGGCCCGTCAGTGATATTGCTCAGCCAGCCCCACGAGGCCGGGGCGGCCCTGCAAACCTGTTTGGCCGATGGCCCCCGGCTCCAGCGCATTGTCGAGAATGGTCGCCGCCGCATGGGTCAGCCGGGAGCAGCCCGTGCGATCGCCACAGTACTCCACCAGCACTATGCCCAGCCGCCCTACTCCGACGCCACCTCTCGGGTCACCTGA
- a CDS encoding Fe(3+) ABC transporter substrate-binding protein, translating into MTLKRRAFLGAGAAATAVALGSLRQRPANAQFGFGRRSVVNLYSSRHYDTDDQLYEGFRAATGIRVNVVEAEADQLIERIKSEGQNSPADLLMTVDAGRLWRAEQEDLFQPVSSAVLSAAIPENLRHPDGLWFGLTQRARVLMYNKATVDPADLSTYEDLVDPKWRGRILTRSSTNIYSQSLVGSMIAAHGEADTEAWARGLVANFARDPQGGDTDQIKAVAAGLGDVAISNTYYLARLIKSDKAEDQAVAEAIGVFFPNQDDRGTHVNISGAGVLKTAPNAAAAVRFLEYLSSPEAQRIFAESNNEYPVVEGVAIDSVVAGFGEFKADTLNASVFGRNNPEALRITDRAGWN; encoded by the coding sequence ATGACATTGAAACGACGCGCATTTTTAGGGGCGGGTGCCGCCGCCACCGCCGTGGCCCTGGGCTCTCTTCGCCAGCGCCCCGCCAACGCTCAGTTTGGCTTTGGCCGACGGTCAGTCGTCAACCTGTACTCGTCGCGCCACTACGACACCGACGACCAGCTGTACGAAGGCTTTCGTGCCGCTACGGGCATTCGGGTCAATGTAGTTGAGGCCGAGGCCGACCAGCTCATCGAGCGGATCAAGAGTGAAGGGCAAAACAGCCCCGCCGACCTGCTGATGACCGTCGATGCCGGTCGCCTCTGGCGGGCAGAACAGGAAGATCTCTTCCAACCGGTTTCTTCGGCAGTGCTGAGCGCCGCTATCCCCGAAAATCTGCGCCATCCCGACGGGCTGTGGTTTGGCCTCACCCAGCGGGCGCGGGTGCTGATGTACAACAAGGCCACCGTTGACCCCGCCGACCTCTCCACCTACGAAGACCTGGTAGACCCCAAATGGCGTGGGCGCATTTTGACCCGCAGTTCCACCAACATCTACAGTCAGTCGCTGGTGGGTTCCATGATTGCTGCCCACGGCGAGGCCGACACCGAGGCCTGGGCTCGGGGCCTGGTAGCCAACTTTGCCCGCGACCCCCAGGGGGGCGACACCGACCAGATCAAAGCCGTTGCTGCCGGGCTGGGCGATGTTGCCATCTCCAATACCTACTACCTGGCCCGCCTGATCAAGTCTGACAAAGCCGAAGATCAGGCCGTTGCTGAAGCCATTGGGGTGTTTTTCCCTAACCAGGACGATCGCGGTACCCACGTCAATATCAGCGGGGCCGGGGTGCTCAAAACAGCCCCTAACGCCGCCGCTGCTGTGCGGTTCTTGGAGTATCTGTCTAGCCCCGAGGCCCAGCGCATCTTTGCCGAGAGCAACAACGAGTACCCGGTCGTAGAAGGCGTGGCGATCGACTCTGTGGTAGCAGGCTTTGGCGAGTTTAAAGCTGATACCCTCAATGCCTCTGTGTTTGGCCGCAACAACCCCGAGGCCCTGCGCATCACCGATCGCGCTGGCTGGAATTGA
- a CDS encoding YihY/virulence factor BrkB family protein: MKASSIVPLLKETVAEWMEDKVSRLAAALAYFTIFSIAPLLIIAISVAAIFFGEEAAQGQIVGQIQGLMGQEGADAIESMIANANQMEGGVIASIIGIVILLFGASGVFGQLQDALNTIWEVAPKPGQGIATFLRSRFLSFGMVLVIAFLLLVSLVLSAVIVGVSSYMTTVMPSLGVVAEGINFIVSFGVITLLFALIYRVLPDVEIAWGDVWIGAAFTAFLFTIGRTLIGLYLGNAAVGSAYGAAGSLVVLLIWIFYSAQILLFGAEFTQVYARRYGSHIRPASFAVSLTDEDRVQQGVPRSEYVEAIADREGTGQDARPLALEESEARPAMATPQQRAPEPASQRPSPPLAMVVVGAMATIVEALRHPNRRSQSRRPENRHPEGQRQKGRR; this comes from the coding sequence ATGAAAGCTTCTTCGATCGTACCGCTGCTGAAAGAGACCGTTGCCGAGTGGATGGAGGACAAGGTTTCTCGGCTGGCGGCAGCGCTGGCCTATTTCACCATCTTTTCGATCGCGCCGCTGCTGATTATTGCAATTTCAGTAGCGGCAATCTTTTTTGGCGAAGAGGCGGCTCAGGGGCAAATTGTGGGGCAAATTCAGGGGTTGATGGGCCAGGAGGGAGCCGACGCCATCGAGAGTATGATCGCCAACGCCAACCAGATGGAAGGCGGGGTGATTGCCAGTATCATCGGCATTGTGATTCTGCTATTTGGGGCCTCGGGGGTGTTTGGGCAACTGCAAGATGCCCTCAATACCATTTGGGAAGTCGCCCCCAAGCCCGGACAGGGGATCGCTACCTTTCTTCGCTCTAGGTTTTTGTCTTTCGGGATGGTGCTGGTGATTGCCTTTTTGCTGCTGGTGTCCTTGGTGCTCAGTGCAGTGATCGTTGGCGTCAGCAGCTACATGACGACGGTGATGCCAAGCCTAGGGGTGGTGGCAGAAGGGATTAACTTTATTGTCTCTTTTGGGGTGATTACGCTGTTGTTTGCCCTGATCTATCGGGTGTTGCCCGATGTCGAGATCGCCTGGGGAGATGTTTGGATTGGGGCCGCATTTACAGCGTTTCTCTTTACTATTGGGCGCACGCTGATTGGCCTATACCTGGGCAATGCGGCGGTGGGGTCGGCCTACGGTGCTGCTGGTTCTCTGGTGGTGCTCTTGATTTGGATCTTTTACTCGGCGCAGATTTTGCTGTTTGGGGCAGAGTTTACCCAGGTGTATGCCCGACGCTACGGCTCCCACATTCGCCCGGCCTCCTTTGCGGTGTCGCTGACTGACGAGGATCGGGTACAGCAGGGAGTGCCCCGGTCTGAGTATGTAGAGGCGATCGCCGATCGGGAGGGTACTGGCCAGGATGCCCGCCCTCTTGCCCTCGAGGAATCTGAGGCACGGCCCGCAATGGCTACCCCGCAACAACGTGCCCCAGAGCCTGCCTCGCAGCGGCCATCGCCGCCCCTAGCAATGGTAGTGGTAGGAGCTATGGCCACTATCGTGGAGGCCCTACGCCACCCCAACCGTCGATCGCAGAGTCGTCGCCCAGAGAACCGGCACCCAGAAGGCCAGCGCCAGAAGGGCCGCCGGTAA
- a CDS encoding D-alanyl-D-alanine carboxypeptidase: protein MAVHPAMLSWLAMPLGVLSVLLGVRDPLPLHVSGLNPAALQVQWQSPWIEGLARDPVVDAIVAQYVEGLRRQGWSVPDQGIWIQVGQRVITQHQGDVLMPAASLTKLATTLAALETWPLDHRFETLVGLNGTVENGVLNGDLVIQGGGDPLFVWEEGIVLANRLQTLGIQRVTGDVLVTGPFTMNFEEDLNGSLRALKQVMSASTWTWQTRQAYGTLPPGTAQPALQIDGGARWVPPADLNNVAVNWVVRHQSLPLVAILKAMNIYSNNVMSELVADLAGGPGQVMTKATAAADLPAGEISLANGSGLGTNNQMSARVAVALTVAIQNQLNAQGYSIADVLPVAGEDTGTLIDRRIPATAAVKTGTLAEVSALAGMVPTAERGPVWFAIINKGWALPDLRVQQDQLLQAIQAHWGIADAPPEMRTKVRMQTGPFRYGDPSRNQVTREVASE from the coding sequence ATGGCTGTGCACCCTGCTATGTTGTCTTGGCTGGCAATGCCCCTCGGTGTGCTTTCGGTACTGTTGGGCGTGAGAGACCCCCTGCCCCTGCATGTGTCTGGGCTAAACCCCGCTGCCCTACAGGTGCAGTGGCAGTCGCCGTGGATAGAGGGGTTGGCCCGCGACCCGGTGGTCGATGCGATCGTGGCTCAGTACGTAGAAGGGCTGCGGCGGCAGGGGTGGTCGGTGCCCGACCAGGGTATTTGGATTCAGGTGGGGCAGCGCGTGATTACTCAGCACCAGGGCGATGTGCTGATGCCCGCCGCCTCGTTGACGAAGCTGGCGACGACGCTAGCGGCTCTAGAGACCTGGCCCCTTGACCACCGTTTTGAAACCCTGGTGGGCCTAAATGGCACCGTAGAAAATGGCGTGCTCAACGGCGATCTGGTGATTCAGGGCGGCGGTGACCCGCTGTTTGTCTGGGAGGAGGGCATTGTGCTGGCCAACCGTCTGCAAACCCTGGGCATTCAACGGGTGACGGGGGATGTGTTGGTGACAGGCCCGTTCACCATGAATTTTGAGGAAGATCTCAACGGTTCGCTCAGGGCGCTCAAGCAGGTGATGTCGGCTAGCACCTGGACCTGGCAAACGCGCCAGGCCTACGGCACCCTGCCCCCTGGCACGGCTCAACCGGCTCTTCAAATTGATGGTGGTGCCCGGTGGGTACCGCCCGCCGACCTCAACAATGTAGCGGTGAATTGGGTGGTGCGGCACCAGTCGCTACCGCTGGTGGCTATTCTCAAGGCAATGAATATCTACAGCAACAATGTGATGTCGGAGCTGGTGGCCGACCTGGCGGGCGGGCCGGGGCAGGTGATGACTAAGGCCACTGCCGCCGCCGATCTGCCCGCTGGCGAAATTAGTTTGGCCAATGGGTCGGGCCTGGGCACCAATAACCAGATGTCGGCGCGGGTAGCGGTGGCCCTGACCGTAGCCATACAGAATCAACTCAACGCCCAGGGCTACTCGATCGCCGATGTGCTGCCGGTGGCAGGAGAAGACACGGGCACCTTAATCGATCGTCGCATTCCGGCGACAGCGGCCGTCAAAACGGGCACCCTAGCCGAGGTCAGCGCCCTGGCGGGGATGGTGCCCACTGCCGAGCGGGGGCCGGTGTGGTTTGCCATTATTAATAAGGGCTGGGCTCTTCCCGATCTGCGGGTGCAGCAAGACCAGCTGTTGCAGGCGATTCAGGCCCACTGGGGAATCGCCGATGCGCCCCCCGAGATGCGCACTAAGGTCCGTATGCAGACCGGGCCGTTTCGCTACGGCGACCCTAGCCGCAATCAGGTGACCCGAGAGGTGGCGTCGGAGTAG
- a CDS encoding transposase: MLNMTWEFKLEPTAEQVSGIEDILDVCRNVWNFALRERKDWLDSRKSPVNACSIRQEFILPVDAPFPNYARQCKSLTAAKAAFPRLKTVNAQVLQQVIRKLEASWESWRLKRSGFPRFKKPNRMRSFSFPQMLKHCITPAGIKLPQLGLVKVRWSREIPDRFEVKQARIVRKASGYFVMLSLQADVAIPATMPHGHPVGIDVGLEYFLSTSDGEQVKRPRFFNELHRKLKLLQRRLKRKQKGSAHWLKLQKRIGRVHQRIADTRKDWHFKLAYHLCDEAGMVFVEDLDFRIMAKGMLGKHMLDAGLGQFTNQVLPWVCVKRDVFYGKVEARGTSQECPDCRAEVRKDLSTRIHHCHNCGSIKPRDVAAAQVISARGQRVVEIACGVEAAGAEVTQSSWLAVKQEIFGATQGITTHIA, from the coding sequence ATGCTGAATATGACGTGGGAATTCAAGCTAGAGCCAACTGCCGAGCAGGTTTCAGGGATTGAGGACATCCTAGATGTGTGTCGCAATGTCTGGAACTTTGCGCTGCGGGAACGTAAAGACTGGCTGGATTCTCGCAAGTCTCCGGTAAATGCATGTTCGATTCGGCAGGAGTTTATTCTGCCAGTCGATGCACCATTTCCTAACTATGCTCGTCAGTGCAAGTCGCTGACGGCAGCGAAAGCGGCATTCCCCCGGCTCAAGACTGTCAACGCCCAGGTCCTCCAGCAGGTCATTAGAAAGCTGGAAGCCTCCTGGGAGTCGTGGCGGTTGAAGCGGTCGGGGTTCCCTCGGTTCAAAAAGCCAAACCGGATGCGGTCTTTTTCTTTCCCTCAGATGCTCAAGCACTGCATCACACCAGCGGGGATTAAGCTGCCTCAACTAGGGTTGGTGAAGGTGCGCTGGTCGCGGGAGATCCCGGACCGCTTCGAGGTGAAACAGGCCCGGATCGTCCGCAAGGCATCGGGCTATTTCGTCATGCTTAGCCTCCAGGCTGATGTTGCTATTCCCGCCACGATGCCCCATGGACATCCGGTGGGGATTGATGTTGGACTGGAATACTTTCTCTCAACGTCTGATGGAGAGCAGGTCAAGCGACCTCGCTTTTTCAATGAACTGCACCGCAAGCTGAAATTGCTGCAACGCAGGTTAAAGAGGAAGCAGAAGGGGTCAGCTCACTGGCTGAAGCTCCAGAAGAGGATTGGGAGAGTCCATCAACGCATTGCCGACACGCGCAAAGACTGGCATTTTAAGCTGGCTTATCACCTCTGTGACGAGGCAGGGATGGTGTTTGTCGAAGATCTCGACTTCCGCATCATGGCCAAAGGGATGCTGGGTAAGCACATGCTAGACGCTGGGCTGGGTCAATTTACGAACCAAGTCCTGCCCTGGGTGTGCGTTAAGCGCGATGTGTTTTACGGCAAGGTTGAGGCACGGGGCACTAGCCAAGAGTGTCCTGATTGCAGGGCAGAGGTACGCAAAGACCTCTCAACCCGGATTCATCACTGCCACAACTGCGGGTCAATTAAGCCCCGTGATGTGGCAGCGGCTCAAGTTATTTCTGCCCGTGGGCAACGGGTGGTCGAAATTGCCTGTGGAGTCGAGGCGGCGGGGGCTGAGGTCACTCAGTCTAGCTGGCTGGCTGTGAAGCAGGAAATCTTTGGGGCGACTCAAGGAATCACCACCCATATCGCCTAG